Proteins found in one Micromonospora sp. WMMD1082 genomic segment:
- a CDS encoding zf-HC2 domain-containing protein: protein MSRVDHMDVAAYALGVLDAQDMERFEEHLATCWTCAAELESMVPVVGLLSDIDEESITALEQTQSNPVLLDRTLVAMRTHRRRARFRQVLATAAAVVVFGGLTGVGFASLADSGNPPSNHAGPSIPPVEPPETRPGNPGGPNVGGNEQEGEQVNVTDPSTGVEATFFFISKDFGTKVDFSLGRLPGPRTCRLAVLRENGSTEVLSTWSVPADGYGTNANPQMLTLSASTSTKLDDIKRFEVQEVNAKGAATTLVTIPTP, encoded by the coding sequence ATGAGCCGGGTAGACCACATGGACGTCGCCGCGTACGCGCTCGGCGTGCTGGACGCACAGGACATGGAGCGGTTCGAGGAACACCTCGCGACCTGCTGGACCTGCGCCGCCGAGCTGGAGTCGATGGTGCCGGTGGTCGGGCTGCTCTCCGACATCGACGAGGAGTCGATCACGGCGCTGGAGCAGACCCAGTCGAATCCGGTGCTGCTGGACCGTACGCTCGTGGCGATGCGTACGCATCGGCGGCGGGCACGGTTCCGGCAGGTCCTGGCGACCGCGGCGGCCGTGGTGGTCTTCGGCGGGCTGACCGGCGTCGGGTTCGCCAGCCTGGCCGACAGCGGCAACCCGCCGAGTAACCATGCCGGGCCGAGCATCCCCCCGGTCGAGCCGCCGGAGACCCGCCCGGGCAACCCCGGTGGGCCGAACGTCGGCGGCAACGAGCAGGAGGGCGAGCAGGTCAACGTCACCGACCCGAGCACCGGGGTCGAGGCGACGTTCTTCTTCATCTCCAAGGATTTCGGCACCAAGGTGGACTTCAGCCTCGGCCGGCTACCGGGTCCACGCACCTGCCGCCTGGCCGTGCTGCGGGAGAACGGCTCCACCGAGGTCCTCTCCACCTGGTCGGTGCCGGCGGATGGGTACGGCACCAACGCCAACCCGCAGATGCTGACCCTGTCCGCGAGCACGTCGACGAAGCTGGACGACATCAAGCGCTTCGAGGTGCAGGAGGTCAACGCCAAGGGTGCCGCCACCACCCTGGTGACGATCCCCACCCCCTGA
- a CDS encoding sigma-70 family RNA polymerase sigma factor, whose protein sequence is MHALAVGWQGGRVRVDWMSARSQSQPTASTRGVDSRAVSRQNSPVTPRPAPGRHQASTTEAAHSDQLVRTLYAEHAGPLLMFVMRLTGGDRQRAEDIVQETLLRAWRNAHRLGTQGQGSLRPWLVTVARRIAIDEHRSEQARPAETYDRDLTAFAEADSTDRVLRSMTVADALRTLSQSHREILVATYFRGRTVPEAAEELGLPLGTAKSRVYYALRALRTALQERGVTE, encoded by the coding sequence ATGCACGCACTGGCGGTCGGTTGGCAGGGCGGCCGGGTGCGGGTGGACTGGATGTCCGCTCGATCCCAGTCGCAGCCGACCGCATCCACCCGCGGGGTCGACTCCCGCGCGGTGTCTCGCCAGAATAGCCCGGTGACGCCCCGACCCGCCCCTGGCCGCCACCAAGCCTCCACCACCGAGGCCGCCCACTCCGACCAACTGGTCCGCACGCTCTACGCCGAGCATGCCGGTCCGCTGCTGATGTTCGTGATGCGGCTGACCGGCGGCGACCGGCAACGGGCCGAGGACATCGTCCAGGAGACGCTGCTGCGGGCCTGGCGCAACGCCCACCGGCTGGGTACGCAGGGGCAGGGATCGCTACGGCCGTGGCTGGTGACGGTGGCGCGCCGGATCGCCATCGACGAGCACCGCAGCGAGCAGGCCCGCCCGGCCGAGACGTACGACCGGGACCTGACCGCGTTCGCCGAGGCGGACAGCACCGACCGGGTGCTGCGCTCGATGACGGTGGCGGACGCGCTACGAACGTTGAGTCAGTCGCACCGGGAGATCCTGGTGGCGACGTACTTCCGGGGCCGCACGGTGCCGGAGGCGGCCGAGGAACTCGGTCTGCCACTGGGCACCGCGAAGTCGCGGGTCTACTACGCGCTGCGCGCGCTGCGCACAGCTCTGCAGGAGAGGGGGGTGACGGAATGA
- a CDS encoding pyrimidine reductase family protein encodes MSVGLPISLLWPDPSPQPVDDDTLTTLYGRAELPHLRMNFVTSVDGAVSVDGYSAGLSGPPDKRVFGLLRMLCDALLVAAGTLRHEGYRAVRLDERRRAWRRAHGLAEYPTLVVVSGTAHLDPTQAAFADAPVRPVVLTRDDAPAPPGLAAVADLVRCGDGRVDLATGLAELRRRGLAQVLCEGGPRLFGTLTAADLVDEVCLSVAPLLAGAGPDRITAGDPSPPRGLPLRHVLLAGDGTLLLRYARR; translated from the coding sequence ATGAGCGTCGGGCTTCCGATTTCCCTACTCTGGCCGGACCCGTCACCTCAGCCGGTCGACGACGACACGCTCACCACCCTCTACGGTCGCGCGGAGCTGCCACACCTGCGGATGAACTTCGTGACCAGTGTCGACGGCGCGGTCAGCGTCGACGGCTACTCCGCCGGGCTGTCCGGCCCGCCCGACAAGCGGGTCTTCGGGCTGCTGCGGATGCTCTGCGACGCGCTCCTCGTGGCCGCCGGCACGCTGCGCCACGAGGGCTACCGGGCGGTCCGACTCGACGAGCGACGCCGGGCCTGGCGACGCGCGCACGGGCTGGCCGAGTATCCGACGCTCGTGGTGGTCTCCGGCACCGCACACCTCGACCCGACCCAGGCGGCCTTCGCCGACGCGCCGGTACGCCCCGTGGTGCTCACCCGCGACGACGCGCCCGCGCCGCCCGGGCTGGCGGCCGTGGCCGACCTGGTGCGCTGCGGCGACGGCCGGGTGGACCTCGCCACCGGCCTCGCCGAGCTGCGCCGCCGCGGGCTCGCCCAGGTGCTCTGCGAGGGCGGCCCGCGACTGTTCGGCACGCTCACCGCCGCCGACCTCGTCGACGAGGTGTGCCTCTCGGTCGCCCCGCTGCTCGCCGGTGCCGGCCCCGACCGGATCACCGCCGGCGACCCGAGCCCGCCCCGTGGCCTGCCGCTGCGTCACGTCCTGCTCGCCGGCGACGGCACCCTGCTGCTGCGCTACGCCCGGCGCTGA
- a CDS encoding extracellular solute-binding protein, which produces MSLTTRRTRMAAIALAAVTASGVLAACGNDDDTTTADGKPAKLVVDTFGEFGYDELVKQYEQQTGIKVELRKTAQLGDYRPKLVRYLATGKGAADVTALEEGILNEFKANPRNWVDLTPLVDDHSTEYLPWKWELGKAPDGRLIGLPTDVGSLAVCYRKDLFGAAGLPTERDEVSALWPEWSGFHAAGQKYKQATGKNFIDSITAVSNGVLFQQGSDLFYDKENNIIADSSPAVKAAWETATSMADISAKTATWSPEWSGGFKQGTFAATFCPSWMLGIVADNSGEANKGKWDVAAVPGGGGNWGGSWLAVPEQSAHQKEAAKLAEFLTNATSQVEAFKLKGPLPTSLEALQNEAFLSYTNEYFSNAPTGKIFGESVSKIEPVHLGPKHQAVKENALEPALRSFENGQASKDKAWEQFVKDAGVQGAF; this is translated from the coding sequence ATGAGCCTCACCACGCGGCGTACCCGCATGGCGGCGATCGCCCTGGCCGCGGTCACCGCCAGCGGTGTTCTCGCGGCCTGCGGCAACGACGACGACACGACGACCGCGGACGGCAAGCCCGCCAAGCTCGTCGTCGACACCTTCGGCGAGTTCGGCTACGACGAGCTCGTCAAGCAGTACGAGCAGCAGACCGGCATCAAGGTCGAGCTGCGCAAGACCGCCCAGCTCGGCGACTACCGGCCCAAGCTGGTCCGCTACCTGGCCACCGGCAAGGGCGCGGCCGATGTGACCGCCCTGGAGGAGGGCATCCTCAACGAGTTCAAGGCCAACCCGCGCAACTGGGTGGACCTGACTCCGCTGGTCGACGACCACTCCACCGAGTATCTCCCCTGGAAGTGGGAGCTGGGCAAGGCGCCGGACGGGCGGCTGATCGGTCTGCCGACCGACGTCGGCAGCCTCGCCGTCTGCTACCGCAAGGACCTGTTCGGGGCGGCCGGCCTGCCCACCGAGCGGGACGAGGTGTCGGCGCTCTGGCCGGAGTGGAGCGGCTTCCACGCGGCCGGCCAGAAGTACAAGCAGGCCACCGGCAAGAACTTCATCGACTCGATCACCGCCGTCTCCAACGGCGTGCTCTTTCAGCAGGGCAGCGACCTGTTCTACGACAAGGAGAACAACATCATCGCGGACAGCAGCCCCGCGGTGAAGGCGGCCTGGGAGACCGCGACCTCGATGGCGGACATCTCCGCCAAGACGGCGACCTGGTCGCCCGAGTGGTCGGGCGGTTTCAAGCAGGGCACCTTCGCGGCGACCTTCTGCCCGTCCTGGATGCTCGGCATCGTGGCGGACAACTCCGGTGAGGCCAACAAGGGCAAGTGGGACGTGGCGGCCGTGCCGGGTGGCGGCGGCAACTGGGGCGGCTCCTGGCTGGCCGTGCCGGAGCAGAGCGCGCACCAGAAGGAGGCGGCGAAGCTCGCCGAGTTCCTGACCAACGCCACCAGCCAGGTGGAGGCCTTCAAGCTCAAGGGCCCGCTGCCCACCAGCCTGGAGGCGCTGCAGAACGAGGCGTTCCTCAGCTACACCAACGAGTACTTCAGCAACGCGCCGACCGGCAAGATCTTCGGCGAGAGCGTCAGCAAGATCGAGCCGGTGCACCTGGGCCCGAAGCACCAGGCGGTGAAGGAGAACGCGCTCGAGCCGGCCCTGCGGTCGTTCGAGAACGGGCAGGCCAGCAAGGACAAGGCCTGGGAGCAGTTCGTGAAGGACGCCGGTGTTCAGGGCGCCTTCTGA
- a CDS encoding SMC family ATPase produces MRPMRLDMAGFTVFRDETTVDFTDADFFALVGPTGSGKSTVLDAICFALYGTVPRWGGTRGLGNALAPSATEARVRLVFESGGARYVATRVVRRDSRGNAKTANAGLQLMPEGFDATKLDTGLSPEDLGEVVAGTPAEMDTAVLEAVGLPYEQFTSCVVLPQGQFADFLHARPATRQQILVNLLGLGVYERVQQRATTRAGQAEAKLEAVDQLLAGLADVDDATLERAAGQVDRMRELVGSVTAAVPELEAARATAREATATLAALDAELAVLGEVRAPDGVAEVARAVTAARAESDAAAGAVSLAEEREEKLRGELAAAGDESALRLLLRAYADRERLAVQADGVRAAVETAGAEHEAAEGALAEARAAAERAEGELAAAFQAHEEAKTADQATALRAHLVDGDACPVCEQTVARVPAIPAGSAVARAVAAGKTARAASEAARKVVVEREAAARELDRVLLRARAEHDGLRARLAELDERLAGAATVEALRATLAEQARLRQELDEATAAVRAGRDAARRARGAAETAQERLRAAWRRFDGARDAVARFGPPAADRDDVAAAWSTLSGWADAEAERRRSARAGSVAAVAEAEAVATDVTARIAGIFAAAGLPAPDDPVRAATVAVERAEAELRRLTERREQAGALREQRAEHEREAQVARALAGHLRANNFERWLLAEALDLLVDGASGILRELSGGQYDLVHDKGEFFVVDHHDAGLRRGVRTLSGGETFQASLALALALSEQLAGMSTTAASLESIVLDEGFGTLDAATLDTVAATLENLAARGDRMVGVVTHVPALAERIPVRFEVRKDARSARVERTGR; encoded by the coding sequence ATGCGACCGATGCGGCTGGACATGGCCGGCTTCACCGTCTTCCGCGACGAGACCACCGTCGACTTCACCGACGCCGACTTCTTCGCCCTGGTCGGCCCCACCGGCTCCGGCAAGTCGACGGTGCTCGACGCGATCTGTTTCGCCCTCTACGGCACGGTGCCCCGCTGGGGTGGCACCCGCGGGCTCGGCAACGCCCTCGCCCCGTCGGCGACCGAGGCGCGGGTGCGGCTGGTCTTCGAGTCCGGCGGTGCCCGCTACGTCGCGACCCGGGTGGTCCGCCGGGACAGCCGGGGCAACGCGAAGACCGCGAACGCCGGGTTGCAGCTCATGCCGGAGGGTTTCGACGCCACCAAGCTGGACACCGGGCTCAGCCCGGAGGATCTCGGCGAGGTGGTGGCCGGCACCCCGGCCGAGATGGACACCGCCGTGCTGGAGGCGGTCGGCCTGCCGTACGAGCAGTTCACCAGCTGCGTGGTGCTGCCGCAGGGGCAGTTCGCCGACTTCCTGCACGCCCGGCCCGCCACCCGGCAGCAGATCCTGGTCAACCTGCTCGGGCTCGGCGTCTACGAGCGGGTGCAGCAGCGGGCCACCACCCGGGCCGGGCAGGCCGAGGCGAAGCTGGAGGCGGTCGACCAGCTGCTCGCCGGGCTCGCCGACGTCGACGACGCCACGCTGGAACGGGCCGCCGGGCAGGTCGACCGGATGCGGGAGCTGGTCGGGTCGGTGACCGCCGCGGTACCGGAGCTGGAGGCGGCCCGCGCGACGGCGCGGGAGGCGACCGCGACGCTGGCCGCGCTCGACGCCGAGCTGGCCGTGCTGGGCGAGGTCCGGGCGCCGGACGGGGTGGCCGAGGTGGCCCGGGCGGTGACCGCCGCGCGGGCCGAGTCCGACGCGGCGGCGGGTGCGGTGTCGCTGGCCGAGGAGCGCGAGGAGAAGCTGCGCGGTGAGCTGGCCGCCGCCGGTGACGAGAGCGCGTTGCGGCTGCTGCTGCGGGCGTACGCCGACCGGGAGCGGCTGGCCGTCCAGGCCGACGGGGTGCGGGCGGCGGTGGAGACGGCCGGCGCCGAACACGAGGCGGCGGAGGGTGCGCTGGCCGAGGCGCGGGCGGCGGCCGAGCGGGCCGAGGGGGAGCTGGCGGCGGCGTTCCAGGCCCACGAGGAGGCGAAGACCGCCGACCAGGCGACGGCGTTGCGGGCGCACCTGGTCGACGGGGACGCCTGCCCGGTCTGCGAGCAGACCGTCGCCCGGGTGCCGGCGATCCCCGCCGGTTCGGCGGTGGCCCGCGCGGTGGCGGCCGGCAAGACGGCCCGGGCGGCGAGCGAGGCGGCCCGGAAGGTGGTGGTCGAGCGCGAGGCGGCCGCCCGCGAACTGGACCGGGTGCTGCTGCGGGCCCGCGCCGAGCACGACGGGCTCCGGGCCCGCCTGGCGGAGTTGGACGAGCGCCTCGCCGGTGCGGCCACCGTCGAGGCGTTGCGGGCGACGCTGGCCGAGCAGGCCCGGCTGCGGCAGGAGCTGGACGAGGCGACCGCGGCGGTGCGCGCCGGCCGGGACGCCGCACGGCGGGCCCGGGGCGCGGCGGAAACGGCACAGGAGCGGCTGCGGGCGGCGTGGCGGCGCTTCGACGGCGCCCGTGACGCGGTGGCCCGGTTCGGGCCGCCGGCCGCCGACCGGGACGACGTCGCCGCCGCGTGGAGCACGCTCTCCGGCTGGGCCGACGCCGAGGCGGAGCGCCGCCGGTCGGCGCGGGCCGGGTCGGTGGCGGCGGTCGCCGAGGCCGAGGCGGTGGCGACCGACGTGACGGCCCGCATCGCCGGCATCTTCGCCGCCGCCGGGTTGCCCGCCCCCGACGATCCGGTCCGCGCCGCCACGGTCGCCGTGGAGCGGGCCGAGGCCGAGCTGCGACGGCTGACCGAGCGCCGCGAGCAGGCCGGTGCACTGCGGGAGCAGCGGGCGGAGCACGAACGCGAGGCGCAGGTGGCCCGGGCGCTGGCCGGGCATCTGCGGGCCAACAACTTCGAGCGGTGGCTGCTGGCGGAGGCGCTGGATCTGCTGGTCGACGGCGCCTCGGGGATTCTGCGGGAACTCTCCGGCGGCCAGTACGACCTGGTCCACGACAAGGGCGAGTTCTTCGTGGTCGACCACCACGACGCCGGCCTGCGCCGCGGGGTGCGGACGCTCTCCGGCGGCGAGACTTTCCAGGCGTCGTTGGCGTTGGCGCTGGCCCTGTCCGAGCAGCTGGCCGGGATGTCCACCACCGCGGCCAGCCTGGAGTCGATCGTGCTGGACGAGGGTTTCGGCACCCTCGACGCGGCCACCCTCGACACGGTCGCCGCCACCCTGGAGAATCTGGCCGCCCGGGGCGACCGGATGGTCGGCGTGGTCACCCACGTGCCGGCGTTGGCCGAGCGCATCCCGGTGCGTTTCGAGGTGCGCAAGGACGCCCGCTCGGCCCGCGTCGAACGGACGGGCCGGTGA
- a CDS encoding fused MFS/spermidine synthase yields the protein MGRRRAADRITERVDTGIAELVPDPDRSGSWTLLLDGAPQSHVDLTDPTHLEFEYVRRLASAIDLVAPAGTPLRVLHLGGGALTLPRYVAATRPGSTQRVVEIDGALVDLVRRALPWRPDPRLKVRVGDARAVLAASRDASYDVVVADVFAGARTPARLTSVEYAAEAARVLPPTGWYLANLADGPPLRHARGQVATVRTVLPRACLVSDAAVLRGRRYGNLVLVAGRQEPPVAELTRRAAGDWFPGRVLAGAELDRFTGGAPAVHDGDATDSTPPPPGIFSVRR from the coding sequence ATGGGTCGGCGGCGCGCCGCCGACCGGATCACCGAGCGGGTCGACACGGGCATCGCCGAGCTGGTACCGGATCCGGACCGGTCCGGGTCGTGGACGCTGCTGCTCGACGGTGCGCCACAGTCGCATGTGGACCTGACCGACCCGACCCACCTGGAGTTCGAGTACGTCCGCCGGCTGGCCTCGGCGATCGACCTGGTCGCGCCCGCCGGCACGCCGCTGCGGGTGCTGCATCTCGGCGGCGGCGCGCTGACGCTGCCCCGGTACGTCGCCGCCACCCGACCAGGCTCGACGCAGCGGGTGGTCGAGATCGACGGCGCGCTGGTCGATTTGGTCCGGCGGGCGTTGCCGTGGCGGCCCGATCCCCGGCTGAAGGTGCGGGTGGGCGACGCCCGGGCGGTGCTGGCGGCGTCCCGGGACGCCAGCTACGACGTGGTGGTCGCCGACGTCTTCGCCGGTGCCCGGACGCCGGCCCGGCTGACCTCGGTGGAGTACGCCGCCGAGGCCGCCCGGGTGCTGCCCCCGACGGGCTGGTATCTCGCCAACCTGGCCGACGGTCCGCCGCTGCGCCACGCCCGGGGGCAGGTCGCCACGGTGCGGACGGTGCTGCCCCGGGCCTGCCTGGTCTCCGACGCCGCCGTGCTGCGCGGCCGCCGCTACGGCAATCTGGTGCTGGTCGCCGGTCGCCAGGAACCGCCGGTGGCCGAGCTGACCCGCCGCGCGGCGGGCGACTGGTTTCCCGGCCGGGTGCTCGCCGGCGCGGAACTTGACCGGTTCACCGGGGGCGCCCCGGCGGTGCACGACGGCGACGCCACCGACTCGACGCCACCCCCGCCGGGGATTTTTTCCGTCCGCCGTTGA
- a CDS encoding plasmid pRiA4b ORF-3 family protein, which yields MSRQIFQLRMSLSGIRPAIWRRVLIPGGYTLDRVHRVVQHAMGWRDCHLHSFEIDGVQYGEPDPDGELALHDELDVRLDAVVGKGSRWHYTYDFGDWWEHDLLVEDAFTAEADERYPSCLDGERACPPEGVGGPQGYRVLLAALADPSHPEHRSMRDWVGAGFDPAAFDPGRADTLLRRFC from the coding sequence ATGTCGCGTCAGATCTTCCAGCTGAGGATGTCCCTGTCCGGGATACGGCCCGCGATCTGGCGCCGGGTCCTGATCCCGGGCGGTTACACCCTGGATCGGGTGCACCGGGTGGTGCAGCACGCGATGGGCTGGCGCGACTGTCACCTGCACTCGTTCGAGATCGACGGCGTGCAGTACGGCGAACCCGACCCCGACGGTGAGCTGGCCCTGCACGACGAACTGGACGTCCGGCTGGACGCGGTGGTCGGCAAGGGAAGCCGGTGGCACTACACCTACGACTTCGGCGACTGGTGGGAGCACGACCTGCTGGTGGAGGATGCCTTCACCGCCGAGGCCGACGAGCGCTACCCGAGCTGCCTCGACGGGGAGAGGGCCTGCCCGCCGGAGGGCGTCGGTGGGCCGCAGGGCTACCGGGTGCTGCTCGCCGCGCTGGCCGACCCGAGCCATCCGGAGCACCGGTCGATGCGGGACTGGGTGGGCGCCGGGTTCGATCCCGCGGCCTTCGACCCCGGCCGGGCCGACACGCTGCTGCGCCGTTTCTGCTGA
- a CDS encoding exonuclease SbcCD subunit D translates to MKILHTSDWHVGKVLKGQSRAEEHKQVLAGVIDIARRERPDLVVIAGDLYDTAAPTPEATRLVTRALTALRRTGADVVAIGGNHDNGPALDALRPWAEAAGITLRGGVREDPAEHVIDGTTAGGERWRLAALPFLSQRYAVRAVEMYALTAAETNQTYADHLGRILTRLTEGFTEPDRVHLVTAHLTVVGAATGGGERDAHTIMGYAVPASVFPGTAHYVALGHLHRAQRVQGPCPIRYSGAPLAVDFGEQENVPSVTLVEVTATTAAQVREEPVTAATTLRTVRGTLAQLAEVTPPEGWLRVFVREQPRAGLREEVQQLLPRALEIRIDPELVPAPGSGTRVAQRSGRSPRQLFGDYLDSRGHADEGVRELFDELLEEIDH, encoded by the coding sequence GTGAAGATCCTGCACACCTCCGACTGGCACGTGGGCAAGGTCCTCAAGGGCCAGTCCCGGGCCGAGGAGCACAAGCAGGTTCTGGCCGGCGTCATCGACATCGCCCGGCGGGAACGGCCCGACCTGGTCGTCATCGCCGGCGACCTCTACGACACCGCCGCGCCGACCCCGGAGGCGACCCGCCTGGTCACCCGGGCGCTGACCGCGCTGCGGCGCACCGGCGCGGACGTGGTGGCCATCGGCGGCAACCACGACAACGGCCCGGCCCTGGACGCGCTGCGGCCGTGGGCGGAGGCCGCCGGCATCACCCTGCGCGGCGGCGTGCGGGAGGACCCGGCCGAGCACGTCATCGACGGCACCACCGCTGGCGGGGAGCGTTGGCGACTGGCCGCGCTGCCGTTCCTGTCCCAGCGGTACGCCGTCCGCGCGGTGGAGATGTACGCACTGACCGCCGCCGAGACCAACCAGACGTACGCCGACCACCTGGGCCGCATCCTCACCCGGCTGACCGAGGGCTTCACCGAGCCCGACCGGGTGCACCTGGTCACCGCCCACCTGACCGTGGTCGGCGCGGCCACCGGCGGCGGCGAGCGGGACGCGCACACCATCATGGGGTACGCCGTGCCCGCCTCGGTCTTCCCCGGCACCGCGCACTACGTGGCGCTGGGCCACCTGCACCGCGCCCAGCGGGTGCAGGGGCCGTGCCCGATCCGCTACAGCGGAGCACCCCTCGCGGTGGACTTCGGCGAGCAGGAGAACGTCCCGTCGGTGACCCTGGTCGAGGTCACCGCGACGACGGCGGCGCAGGTCCGCGAGGAGCCGGTGACCGCCGCGACCACCCTGCGCACGGTGCGCGGCACGCTCGCCCAGCTCGCCGAGGTCACTCCGCCGGAGGGTTGGCTGCGGGTGTTCGTCCGCGAGCAGCCCCGGGCCGGGCTGCGCGAGGAGGTGCAGCAGTTGCTCCCCCGCGCGCTGGAGATCCGGATCGACCCGGAGCTGGTCCCGGCTCCCGGCAGCGGCACCCGGGTCGCCCAGCGCTCCGGTCGCTCGCCCCGGCAGCTGTTCGGCGACTACCTGGACAGCCGGGGCCACGCCGACGAGGGCGTCCGGGAACTCTTCGACGAGCTGCTCGAGGAGATTGATCACTGA
- a CDS encoding ATP-binding protein — MTDQGLNSPGEGLAGPGQGVGRVLGTADATPLQFWTAVSPGSYLQLDDVVVTRRDLPDREPVTIAGVVTQVRARHEGAQFDSDVFAIADGTLPAQVQEAAEITTTRVDPEFYVPPQPGAVVHRAEGDARARALHFDRMERRIPMGTGRDGVPVYLNADFLDGTRGAHVSISGISGVATKTSFATFLLYSVFRSGQLGGDAVNAKALIFNVKGEDLLFLDHPNARLDDPTRAAYARLGLVADAFPDVRVYAPPRVGDSSGTPDVSSRLTGVDSFYWTLSEFCADRLLPYVFADADDERQQYTMVVHSVAAHLARYAQPADGGVSIDGVRLGTYADLVDHVVEQLSDDETRGDWAGSAVGLGTVNAFARRLIGSKRDLSRLIRGDLASRRPHSINTAESAQVTVVDLHNLPDRAQRFVVGVTLKSEFERKEKAGSAKPLLFVVLDELNKYAPREGSSPIKEVLLDIAERGRSLGVILIGAQQTASEVERRIVTNSAVRVVGRLDPAEASRPEYGFLPPAQRQRALLAKPGTMFVNQPDIPVPLCLEFPFPAWATRVSEAGAAPSQTLRSITQSADPFAVVGSGGGTADDDIPF, encoded by the coding sequence ATGACTGACCAGGGGCTGAACAGCCCGGGCGAGGGGTTGGCCGGCCCGGGCCAGGGGGTGGGCCGGGTGCTGGGCACCGCCGACGCCACTCCCCTGCAGTTCTGGACGGCGGTCTCCCCCGGCAGCTACCTGCAACTCGACGACGTGGTGGTGACCCGCCGCGACCTGCCCGACCGGGAGCCGGTGACCATCGCCGGGGTGGTCACCCAGGTCCGGGCGCGGCACGAGGGCGCGCAGTTCGACTCCGACGTCTTCGCCATCGCCGACGGCACGCTGCCGGCGCAGGTGCAGGAGGCCGCCGAGATCACCACCACCCGGGTCGATCCGGAGTTCTACGTGCCGCCACAGCCCGGCGCGGTGGTGCACCGGGCGGAGGGCGACGCCCGCGCCCGGGCGCTGCACTTCGACCGGATGGAACGGCGGATCCCGATGGGCACCGGGCGCGACGGGGTTCCGGTCTACCTCAACGCCGACTTCCTCGACGGCACCCGGGGCGCCCACGTGTCGATCTCCGGCATCTCTGGGGTGGCCACCAAGACCAGCTTCGCCACCTTCCTGCTCTACTCGGTGTTCCGCTCGGGACAGCTCGGCGGTGACGCGGTCAACGCGAAGGCGCTGATCTTCAACGTCAAGGGCGAGGATCTCCTCTTCCTCGACCACCCGAACGCCCGGCTGGACGATCCCACCCGCGCGGCGTACGCCCGGCTCGGTCTGGTCGCCGACGCCTTCCCCGACGTGCGGGTCTACGCCCCGCCCCGGGTCGGCGACTCCTCCGGCACGCCGGACGTGAGCAGCCGGTTGACCGGGGTGGACAGCTTCTACTGGACGCTCAGCGAGTTCTGCGCCGACCGCCTCCTGCCGTACGTCTTCGCGGACGCCGACGACGAGCGCCAGCAGTACACGATGGTGGTCCACTCGGTCGCCGCGCACCTGGCCCGTTACGCCCAGCCCGCCGACGGCGGGGTGAGCATCGACGGGGTGCGGCTCGGCACCTACGCCGACCTGGTCGACCACGTCGTCGAGCAGCTCAGCGACGACGAGACCCGCGGTGACTGGGCGGGCAGCGCCGTCGGCCTGGGCACGGTCAACGCCTTCGCCCGCCGGCTGATCGGCAGCAAGCGGGACCTGTCCCGCTTGATCCGCGGCGATCTGGCCAGCCGGCGTCCACACTCGATCAACACCGCCGAGTCCGCTCAGGTCACCGTCGTCGACCTGCACAACCTGCCGGATCGCGCGCAGCGCTTCGTGGTCGGCGTGACGCTCAAGAGCGAGTTCGAGCGCAAGGAGAAGGCCGGCTCCGCCAAGCCGCTGCTCTTCGTCGTGCTCGACGAGCTGAACAAGTACGCCCCCCGGGAGGGCTCCTCGCCGATCAAGGAGGTGCTGCTCGACATCGCCGAGCGGGGCCGCTCGCTCGGCGTGATCCTGATCGGCGCGCAACAGACCGCCAGCGAGGTGGAGCGGCGCATCGTGACGAACTCGGCCGTCCGGGTGGTGGGCCGGCTCGACCCGGCCGAGGCGTCCCGCCCGGAATACGGCTTCCTCCCCCCGGCACAGCGGCAGCGGGCGCTGCTGGCCAAGCCGGGCACCATGTTCGTCAACCAGCCCGACATCCCCGTACCGCTCTGCCTGGAGTTTCCCTTCCCGGCCTGGGCCACCCGGGTCTCCGAGGCGGGGGCCGCGCCGTCGCAGACCCTCCGTTCGATCACCCAGTCCGCCGACCCGTTCGCGGTGGTCGGGTCCGGCGGCGGCACGGCCGACGACGACATCCCGTTCTGA